A window of Cynocephalus volans isolate mCynVol1 chromosome 3, mCynVol1.pri, whole genome shotgun sequence genomic DNA:
ACACAGTTACTGTTTAGGATGATGCTATGTGGGTGGATTTAAAGTTGATTTCAGGAAAATGTGAAGTAAATAATAGTACTGGTGCTATATGGAAATCACAGCCTGACATTGGAAGACACTGTTTTAGATAAAGTTAAAGTTAAAGTTCTCTTTAACTGTTCTGGAATTAGGCAACTTGCTTTGAGAGTTTGTATGCAACGctgcctggctgtgtgaccttggacaagttacttaccctctGTGAGCCTCACTGCAGCCTACTTCATAGGTTTGTGGCCAGGATTGAATGAAGAATGACTGTGAAATTCTTGGTACACAGTGACAGCTCGACAAACAGTTTCCCCCCACCTCTTCCTCCCCTTAATGCACAGTGAGCAGTTCTGGGTGGGAAGGTTTCCCCATCCCTTGACCAGAATGCTGACACTTTAAGGTATTGGCTCCTCCTATCCCCCCATCTGATGGCTTGATCTTTTCTTCTTGCACCACCTCTTAGCAGCCACCTCAAAGATCCCTACGCTGATCATGCTTTCTGTGTTTGAACTCCAAATCTCCTTCTCAGCCACGGAGCTTCTCCTGGCTTCCTCCATCTTCTGCCTGATATTCTGGGTAGTCAGGGCCTCAAGGCCTCCAGTTCCCAAAGGCCTGAAGAGTCCACCAGGGCCGTGGGGCTGGCCTCTAATAGGGCATGTGCTGGCCCTGGGGAAGAACCCACACCTGGCGCTCTCAAGGATGAGCCAGCAGTATGGGGACGTGCTGCAGATCCGCATTGGCTCCAGGCCCGTGGTAGTGCTAAGTGGCCTGGACACCATCCGGCAAGCCCTGGTGCGACAGGGGGAAGATTTCAAGGGCCGGCCCGACTTCTACAGCTTCACCCTCATCAATGATGGCCAGAGCTTGACCTTCAACCCAGATTCTGGACCGGTGTGGGCTGCTCGCCGGCGCCTAGCCCAGAACGCCCTAAAAAGTTTCTCCATCGCCTCCAACCCAGCTTCCTTGTCCTCCTGCTACTTGGAGGAGCATGTGAGCAAGGAGGCTGAAGCCCTCATCAGCAAGTTGCAGGAGCTGATGTCAGGGGTTGGGCACTTTGACCCCTACAAGTATGTGGTGGTGTCAGTGACCAATGTTATCTGTGCCATATGCTTTGGCCAGCGCTATGACCACGACCACCAAGAGCTCCTTAGCATAGTCAACCAGAGTAATGAGTTCGGGGAGGTGGTTGCCTCTGGAAACCCAGCTGATTTCATCCCTGTCCTCCGTTACCTGCCCAACTCTGCTCTGGATGCCTTCAAGGACCTGAATAAAAAGTCCTACAGCTTCACGCAGAAGATAGTCAAGGAGCACTACAAAACGTTTGAGAAGGTATGGGCTGGGGAGAGGTGGGTGGGTGGTAGAAAGCAGGCAGGGTCAGGGACTGGGAGGTCAGAGATAAGAGGGAGAGGATGAAGTTTGGCAAGTTTTCAGGGAGGCTTCTCTATGAGATTTTGAAGCTGGTTGTGGAGTGAACCTTATCCTTGGCTCGGAATAGAACTTTTTCTTGACCAGACCTTATATGCTTCCATCAGACAGTAATAGCCACTGAATAGCTACCCCACGTAGAACCCTGGGCCAGTTGTTGTGGGGACCAGGAAGTGTTAAAGAAATAACCTATCCTCATGGTAGAAAAAAGTTAAAGAGCACATCCAGATGATAACAGTACCAGACTTTGTGTAAGGTGTCCCTCGAGTTGAAGCTACCTGTGTTCTAAGGTAAGAAAGAGccttgcagaggcagagagaagctgGGATAGCAGCCTCAGGGGGCATCACCTCTTGAACAGAGGTGCTAGAGATAGTGAGGGACCAGGCCTAGATGGAGAGGTGGGTTTGGCTTTGGGATGTTGCTCACCTGTGGGCCTTCCTGATCCAGGGCCACATCCGGGACATCACAGACAGCCTGATTAAGCACTGTCAGGATAAGAGTCTGGATGAGAATGCTAATATCCAGCTGTCAGACGAGAAGATTGTTAGTGTTGTCTTGGACCTCTTTGGAGCCGGTATGAACTACCCCATTGTGCCCTTCCTATGCCCAAATGCCCTGACTCACCATCTGCCTAACTTCTCCTTCCATTCTACCCTGTCCAGGATTTGACACAGTCACAACTTCCATCTCCTGGAGCCTCATGTACCTAGTGACAAACCCcaggatacaaagcaaaatccAAGAGGAGCTGGGTAAGTGGTGGGTCCCGTCAAAGGGCTCAAGGCATGGAGCCTGGCCAAGGTGTGTGCAGCCCCTTAATCCATCTGGTCCTTTGTGTTCTGCAGACACAGTGATTGGCAGGGCGCGATGGCCCCGGCTCTCTGACAGATCCCAGCTGCCCTATCTGGAGGCATTCATTCTGGAGACCTTCCGAcactcctccttccttcccttcaccATCCCCCACAGGTGAGGCTCCATAGATCTACTGCTGTCTGATTTTGGGTCTTACTCCAGTACACATACCTGATTAGGGATAGTGGGAGGGCCACGGCAGGGGAGACAGGAGATCCCCTTGTGCCTCTGAGGCTGACTgatcttcctccctccccagcacCACAAGAGATACAAATCTGAATGGCTTTTACATTCCCAAGGGGCGTTGTGTCTTTGTGAACCAGTGGCAGATCAACCATGACCAGTAAGTTGAGAGGGACAGAGGAAACTCCTGGGCTGGCTGGACCCACCCTCTCCTGGGCTTCAGACCCTCTTGTCTGTGGGTCACTTGCCCATTCCCTATCCTTTGGGGCTGAGACTCAACCCACTCAATGCTTCTGAGCCTCCAAGCTGCCACTTCAGGTGCCTCCCTTTGGTTACAGGAAGCTGTGGGGTAACCCATCTGAGTTCCAGCCTGAACGGTTTCTCACCCCGGATGGTACTGTCAACAAGGCACTGGGTGAGAAGGTGATTATCTTTGGCCTGGGCAAGCGGAAGTGCCTCGGGGAGACCATTGCCCGCTTGGaggtctttctgttcctggccaTCCTGCTGCAGCAGGTGGAATTCAGCGTGCTGCCGGGTGTGAAGGTGGACATGACCCCCATCTACGGGCTAACCATGAAGCATGCCCGCTGCGAGTACTTCCAAATGCAAATGCGCTCTTAGGAGCCCGAGAGTCTTGAAGCCTAGACTCTCTACCTGGCCTGGCTGGGCACCAGACCAAGGGGCTGGCCCAGGGAAGTCTAAGCTTCGGCCTGAAACTCACAGATACTGGTTTGGCTGATCTTTTGCTATCTGGGCTGTGGGCAATCTTGAGGGATCATGCCTGCCCCTACCCAGGGAAGTCTAAGCTTCGGCCTGAAACTCACAGATACTGGTTTGGCTGATCTTTTGCTATCTGGGCTGTGGGCAATCTTGAGGGATCATGCCTGCCCCTACCCAGAATTGCCCCTCTTCCTACTGACCATAGACCATGTGCATGCAGAGGCC
This region includes:
- the LOC134372049 gene encoding cytochrome P450 1A1, with the protein product MLSVFELQISFSATELLLASSIFCLIFWVVRASRPPVPKGLKSPPGPWGWPLIGHVLALGKNPHLALSRMSQQYGDVLQIRIGSRPVVVLSGLDTIRQALVRQGEDFKGRPDFYSFTLINDGQSLTFNPDSGPVWAARRRLAQNALKSFSIASNPASLSSCYLEEHVSKEAEALISKLQELMSGVGHFDPYKYVVVSVTNVICAICFGQRYDHDHQELLSIVNQSNEFGEVVASGNPADFIPVLRYLPNSALDAFKDLNKKSYSFTQKIVKEHYKTFEKGHIRDITDSLIKHCQDKSLDENANIQLSDEKIVSVVLDLFGAGFDTVTTSISWSLMYLVTNPRIQSKIQEELDTVIGRARWPRLSDRSQLPYLEAFILETFRHSSFLPFTIPHSTTRDTNLNGFYIPKGRCVFVNQWQINHDQKLWGNPSEFQPERFLTPDGTVNKALGEKVIIFGLGKRKCLGETIARLEVFLFLAILLQQVEFSVLPGVKVDMTPIYGLTMKHARCEYFQMQMRS